In endosymbiont of unidentified scaly snail isolate Monju, the following are encoded in one genomic region:
- a CDS encoding ribonucleotide-diphosphate reductase subunit beta, with product MLNRDTLTAIRHLSSRLSAPGGERAACTLYPLPPSRHGEGIADPGAQDETIWLRGKQPWIQPHLEQARQQTWHPAAVPLNEDARHWRAANPPGEDEHALLGHALATLLYLDETTPAPPRLQNADYARYRQLQTIAETRRTLACRRLVWALNLPLSALEPLPVIHRMDDWQNRRHLDDRPLTRLVKRVAFGGVLLTPALLQGLALARQAGLSGITTLFGNAYRDASAHLAFELALYEQLRDKARPYQEQPLPETLLACIREALELATEYAYDSQPRGLLGLNAPMLEEHLRFTANACCRALRLPEPCPDARDPLGWLTRPAGEIDPT from the coding sequence ATGCTGAACAGGGACACACTGACCGCCATCCGGCACCTGTCCTCCCGGCTGTCGGCACCTGGAGGAGAACGGGCAGCCTGCACGCTCTATCCCCTTCCCCCTTCTCGTCACGGCGAGGGTATCGCCGATCCGGGGGCGCAGGACGAGACGATCTGGCTGCGCGGCAAGCAGCCCTGGATACAGCCACACCTCGAGCAGGCCCGCCAGCAGACCTGGCACCCTGCCGCGGTGCCTCTCAACGAGGACGCCCGACACTGGCGCGCCGCGAACCCGCCGGGTGAAGACGAGCACGCCCTGCTCGGGCACGCCCTGGCCACACTGTTGTACCTCGACGAGACCACTCCCGCGCCGCCCCGGCTCCAGAATGCGGACTACGCGCGCTACCGGCAGTTGCAGACCATCGCCGAGACCCGCCGCACCCTGGCCTGCCGGCGCCTGGTCTGGGCATTGAACCTTCCCCTGAGCGCGCTCGAGCCCTTGCCGGTGATACACCGCATGGACGACTGGCAGAACCGGCGCCACCTGGACGATCGCCCTCTCACCCGCCTGGTGAAACGCGTGGCCTTCGGCGGTGTACTGCTGACCCCGGCCCTGCTGCAGGGACTGGCCCTGGCCCGGCAGGCCGGCTTGTCGGGCATCACCACCCTCTTTGGCAACGCGTACCGCGACGCCAGCGCACACCTCGCGTTCGAACTCGCCCTGTACGAGCAGTTGCGCGACAAGGCCCGGCCCTATCAGGAACAGCCCCTGCCGGAGACCTTGCTTGCCTGCATCCGGGAGGCCCTGGAGCTCGCCACCGAGTACGCCTACGACAGCCAGCCGCGCGGCCTGCTCGGCCTGAACGCGCCAATGCTTGAAGAGCACCTGCGCTTTACCGCCAACGCCTGCTGCCGTGCACTGCGCCTGCCCGAGCCCTGCCCGGATGCCCGAGACCCCCTGGGCTGGCTGACCAGGCCAGCAGGGGAGATCGACCCGACCTGA